Genomic window (Argopecten irradians isolate NY chromosome 2, Ai_NY, whole genome shotgun sequence):
cattgtggTGGCCATGTTTGGTGTTGGTTCATGGGTAGCAGTAAATGGATTATGGGTAGAGCTACCAGTCATGGTTCCCTATCTTCCAGAGGGCTGGAAACTGCCATCCTATCTAACAGTCATCATCCAGTTGGCAAACATTGGACCGATTTTGGTAACACTTGCCTATACTTGCTCTAAAGATTCGATTAATGAGAAGGCTATTGTGTTTCTAATCCTTACTGTTGGAGCAGTTGCTTGCCTCCTCCTGGCATTTTTCTGGCGGACAACGTCGTACATTGGTGGAGAGGAGCACAGCACTGCATTGTTAGTTTTACAATTTTTCCTGGCTTGTGTAGACTGTACTTCATCTGTTCTCTTTTTACCATTTATGTCATTGTTCCGAGTGGAGTATATGACAGGTTACTTCATTGGTGAAGGTATGAGTGGATTAATTCCAAGTTTAGTCGCTCTTGGACAAGGAGTTGGCAAGATGACATGTCAAAACATGTCAGTTTTAAACCAAACTACAAACATTTCTCATTATGAGATTCAACCAATTTATCATGAACCTACATTTCCAGTCGAGGATTTCTTCTTTTTCCTATTTGCAATGATGATAATGAGTGGAGTTGCATTTACTTTactgaattacctcccttactgTAAGAGAGAGCACACTGTGGAATATGTCATGGACGTCGAAGGTGCTGACTCAAACAGTTCAAGCAGTAATTATGAACTGTCTAGTGATCATGGTAAAGTGCGAGAGGAGGAGTACCAGGATCCATCTCAGACTGGTCACTCTAACACAGAACTGGTCCCTAGCAATAAGAAAAAGAAGCCTAGCCTAGCTGTATGCACAGATACTCATTCTTCATTAGTTAGCGAGGCGTTGAGCAGGaggacatatttttattttttgattcTAATAGCATGGATCAGTGCTATAAGTAATGGTGTTCTGCCTTCTGTCCAAACTTATTCGTGTCTACCTTACGGTAACAGTGCATACCATCTAGCCGTCACCTTATCTAGTATCTCCAATCCCCTGGCTTGTTTTGTAGCCTTTGTGCTACCAGAGGCATCCAGGATAATCATTAATGTGCTCACTTTTTTTGGGACATGTGTGGCCGCCTTTA
Coding sequences:
- the LOC138315318 gene encoding solute carrier family 52, riboflavin transporter, member 3-B-like isoform X1, giving the protein MPPEGTCEGKKALLQKFERQPDQFNIMGRGKNVFSCGEINVFVYIVVAMFGVGSWVAVNGLWVELPVMVPYLPEGWKLPSYLTVIIQLANIGPILVTLAYTCSKDSINEKAIVFLILTVGAVACLLLAFFWRTTSYIGGEEHSTALLVLQFFLACVDCTSSVLFLPFMSLFRVEYMTGYFIGEGMSGLIPSLVALGQGVGKMTCQNMSVLNQTTNISHYEIQPIYHEPTFPVEDFFFFLFAMMIMSGVAFTLLNYLPYCKREHTVEYVMDVEGADSNSSSSNYELSSDHGKVREEEYQDPSQTGHSNTELVPSNKKKKPSLAVCTDTHSSLVSEALSRRTYFYFLILIAWISAISNGVLPSVQTYSCLPYGNSAYHLAVTLSSISNPLACFVAFVLPEASRIIINVLTFFGTCVAAFIMLTAVQSPTPLLVESNGGPVIVVLAWVLFTALISFSKVSIATLFRKEGKRALLWCGAMTQLGSVIGAIITYILVNVLTIFESAPPCA
- the LOC138315318 gene encoding solute carrier family 52, riboflavin transporter, member 3-B-like isoform X2, encoding MGRGKNVFSCGEINVFVYIVVAMFGVGSWVAVNGLWVELPVMVPYLPEGWKLPSYLTVIIQLANIGPILVTLAYTCSKDSINEKAIVFLILTVGAVACLLLAFFWRTTSYIGGEEHSTALLVLQFFLACVDCTSSVLFLPFMSLFRVEYMTGYFIGEGMSGLIPSLVALGQGVGKMTCQNMSVLNQTTNISHYEIQPIYHEPTFPVEDFFFFLFAMMIMSGVAFTLLNYLPYCKREHTVEYVMDVEGADSNSSSSNYELSSDHGKVREEEYQDPSQTGHSNTELVPSNKKKKPSLAVCTDTHSSLVSEALSRRTYFYFLILIAWISAISNGVLPSVQTYSCLPYGNSAYHLAVTLSSISNPLACFVAFVLPEASRIIINVLTFFGTCVAAFIMLTAVQSPTPLLVESNGGPVIVVLAWVLFTALISFSKVSIATLFRKEGKRALLWCGAMTQLGSVIGAIITYILVNVLTIFESAPPCA